The genome window AATGCCCAGTACGACGGGACGATCACCCACAGGGCGAAGCCGGCCGCGGTGAGCAGGGGCCCCAGCCGGAGCAGCATCCGCCGGGACACGGCGTCGGCCCAGGCGCCGGACGGCACCTCCAGCACGATCCCGGTGATCGACCACAGGGCGAACAGGGAGGAGATCTGCCAGATCGACAGGCCGGTGTCGCTGAACAGCAGCGCGTACACCGGGTAGAGCAGCACGAAGTCGTCGAGGAACGCGTAGCCGTACAGCGTGGCCGTCAGCCGCCGGACACCACTGGTCCGGACACCGGGCACGCGCGCGGGTGAGAGAGTCATGAGGCCTTCCCGAGGGAGCGGATCGGACGTCGGAGACACGACGTCCGAGGCGGTCCTCGGGCGGCACGGCTGGTGGATCAATGTCGCCAGGTCATGACACCGATGCTAGTCGGGGCGCCCCGTCCGGCCCAGTGGAATACGGGGATCACTCCCGGGCGGTCACGGCCGGGCCCAGCGCGAACGTGGTGATCACCGCGGCGTGGTCGGACGGCCAGTCGTTGTCCTCGACGTCCGGCCAGCGGCGGGGTGTGCCGCTGACGTACGTCCGGGAGTCGAGCACCGCGAGGCCCCGGTGCAGGACGAAGTCGATGCGGTCCTGCGGCTCGGGCCGGCCGCTGCCGTCCTCGTGGGCGACGTGGATCGGCGACCAGGTGTGACCGGGCCGCCGTACGGGGTCGGGGTGCGCCTCGCGGTAGGAGTCGCGCAGGCCCGCGCGCTCGGCGGCCCTGCTCACCGGCCAGTCGACGTCCGTGCGGTCGAGGTGCGAGGGGGCGTTGAAGTCGCCGACCAGGACGACCGGCACGGCCGGCGCCCCCGACCCGCCCGGGGTGGTGTCCTCGATCCGGCGCAGGCAGTCCCGCAGCTGGGCGAGGCGTACCTCCTCGTGGGCGATCAGCTCGGCGGCGGGCAGCCCGTCGAAGGCGGCCTCGTAGGGCCCGTACGGCTGGTAGTCGAGGTGGACGGTCCAGATGTCCACCTCGGTGCCGGAGTCGGTGCTGATCCGGACGCCCGCCGCGCCGTGGAAGCCGACGTCGGGGTCGCCGAGGCGGGCCGTGATCGGGTGGCGGCTGATGATGCCGAGGTTGTCGCCGGCCCGGTGGTGGTGCCAGCCGAGGGCGTCGGCCAGTTCCTGGGCGGCGGTGCCGTACGTCTCCTGGAGGCCGACCACGTCGACACCGGTCTCAGTGATGATCTTGAGCTGTTTGGCCCGATGGTCGCGGACCTTGGTGCCGCCGTGCCAGAGGTTCCAGGTCATCACGCGCAGGGCGGGCCCGTCGGGGGCGACCAGCAGGCGCAGGCTCGCCGGGGTCACGGCCTCCAGGCTGTCCCGTACGGTCCGGCCCGGGGCCTCGTCGATGGGGGCGAGCGAGGGCACGGCCAGCACCACGCAGCCCGCGGCCTCGGCGGAGGTGACCCCGGTCCGGGTGTCCTCGACGGCGACACAGGCGGCGGGGTCGACGCCGAGGGAGCGGCAGGCGGCGAGATAGGGGTCGGGGGCGGGTTTGGTGTGCTCGGTGTCGTCGGCGGTGACCGAGACGGCGAACAGGTCGCGGCCGAGGACGTCGAGGACGGTGTCGGCGACGGCGCGCGGGGAGGCGGTGACCAGGGCGGTGGGGACGCCCTCGCGGGCCAGCGCCCGCAGCAGTTCCAGCGCGCCCGGCCGGGGCACGATCCCGGTGCGGACCCGGTCGGCGAACTCCCGGTGCAGGTCGGCGGCCAGCGCGTCCCGTTCGGCTCCGGTGAGCCCGGCGAGCCAGGCGGCGGTGTGCTCGACCGGGCGGCCCAGGACGTCGGGCTGGTCGGCCTCGGTCAGCGCGCGCCCGAGGCCGGCGGCCACGTCTTCGACCGCCTCCCACCACAGCCGCTCGGTGTCGACGAGCGTGCCGTCCATGTCGAACAGGGCGGCTTGGAGCGGGAGTCGAGACAAGGGTTTCTCTTTCCAT of Streptomyces phaeolivaceus contains these proteins:
- a CDS encoding HAD-IA family hydrolase: MSRLPLQAALFDMDGTLVDTERLWWEAVEDVAAGLGRALTEADQPDVLGRPVEHTAAWLAGLTGAERDALAADLHREFADRVRTGIVPRPGALELLRALAREGVPTALVTASPRAVADTVLDVLGRDLFAVSVTADDTEHTKPAPDPYLAACRSLGVDPAACVAVEDTRTGVTSAEAAGCVVLAVPSLAPIDEAPGRTVRDSLEAVTPASLRLLVAPDGPALRVMTWNLWHGGTKVRDHRAKQLKIITETGVDVVGLQETYGTAAQELADALGWHHHRAGDNLGIISRHPITARLGDPDVGFHGAAGVRISTDSGTEVDIWTVHLDYQPYGPYEAAFDGLPAAELIAHEEVRLAQLRDCLRRIEDTTPGGSGAPAVPVVLVGDFNAPSHLDRTDVDWPVSRAAERAGLRDSYREAHPDPVRRPGHTWSPIHVAHEDGSGRPEPQDRIDFVLHRGLAVLDSRTYVSGTPRRWPDVEDNDWPSDHAAVITTFALGPAVTARE